One Cryptomeria japonica chromosome 9, Sugi_1.0, whole genome shotgun sequence genomic window carries:
- the LOC131079695 gene encoding TMV resistance protein N, with protein sequence MGFHVFLDLGALEAGNSIPAELQHAIATATLHFAIFAPNCSQTPWCLTELSSMFKSGAKVILISDHVDPSHLRCIEQGKGIYAPSFAELEKKGRYTQEKLHVWKTALCDSSFIPGYMVNNNMDEATILKNIVNCSLQIMKKVPLWVAEHLLGLNELVQGFVSVAREEEVKITGFMGMGGIGKSTFVKELLIWHMQFRFKCARCSIQKFCL encoded by the exons ATGGGATTTCACGTTTTTCTAGATCTGGGAGCACTTGAGGCTGGTAATTCTATTCCAGCAGAATTACAACACGCCATAGCTACTGCTACCCTTCACTTTGCTATTTTTGCTCCCAACTGCTCCCAAACCCCATGGTGTTTGACTGAGCTATCTTCCATGTTCAAATCTGGTGCAAAAGTCATTCTCATTTCGGATCATGTTGATCCTTCTCATCTCAGATGTATTGAGCAAGGAAAAGGAATATATGCCCCCTCATTTGCAGAGCTTGAAAAGAAAGGCAGATACACACAGGAAAAGCTTCATGTGTGGAAAACGGCACTCTGCGACAGTTCATTCATACCCGGCTACATGGTCAACAATAACAT GGACGAGGCCACAATTTTGAAGAATATTGTGAATTGTTCATTACAAATAATGAAAAAAGTTCCGTTATGGGTAGCCGAGCATCTACTTGGATTGAATGAGCTGGTACAAGGCTTTGTGTCAGTTGCAAGAGAAGAGGAAGTGAAAATCACGGGGTTCATGGGTATGGGAGGTATCGGTAAAAGCACTTTCGTCAAAGAGTTGCTGATTTGGCATATGCAGTTTCGTTTTAAATGTGCGAGATGCAGCATCCAGAAATTCTGTTtgtga